The DNA segment actggtaaaaccattctggaaatcagtctggaggttcctcagaaaattggacattgaactgcctgatgatccagctatacctctcttgggcatatacccaaaagatgcctcaacatataaaagagacacgtgctccactatgttcatcgcagccttatttataatagccagaagctggaaagaacccagaggcccttcaacagagaaatggatacagaaaatgtggtacatctacacaatggaatattactcagctatcaaaaacgagtttatgaaattcgtaggcaaatggttggaactggaaaatatcatcctgagtgagctaacccaatcacagaaagacatacatggtatgcactcattgataagtggctcttagcccaaatgcttgaattaccctagatgcctagaacaaatgaaactcaagacagatgatcaaaatgtgaatgcttcactccttctttaaaaggggaacaagaatacccttggcagggaatagagaggcaaagattaaaacagagactgaaggaacacccattcagagcctgccccacatgtggcccatacatatacagccacccaattagacaagatggatgaagcaaagaagtgcagaccgacaggagccgaatgtagatcgctcctgagagacacagccagaatacagcaaatacagaggcgaatgccagcagcaaaccactgaactgagaataggacccctgttgaaggaatcagagaaagaactggaagagcttgaaggggctcgagaccccatacgtacaacaatgccaaccaaccagagcttccagggactaagccactacctaaagactatacatggactgaccctgaactctgacctcataggtagcaatgaatatcctagtaagagcaccagtggaaggggaagccctgggtcctgctaagactgaacccccagtgaactagactgttggggggagggcagcaatggggggagggttgggaggggaacacccataaggaaggggaggggggagggggatgtttgcccggaaaccgggaaagggaataacactcgaaatgtatataagaaatactcaaggtaataaaaaaaataaaaaaataaatagaacagTGCGGTTCCAAGGAGAGAAAGTAACCTTCACCAAGGTTCTGAATAGAAATGGACACTGCAGTGTCCCAAGGCCTGAAGGGCCAAAGAATATCCTGAGTCAGAATCCTCAGAAACAAATGACCATCCTCAGGATGGGCAAGGGACATTGGAAAGACTTCCCCGGCTTCTAGGGGGATGTGTGGGTCACAGCTGTGGCCAAGAAAAGGGATATAATATTAAGAGATTACAAGTATTACCCACACTATTATAAATCAGAAACTGCAACAAGCATACTTGGTAACAATCTTATTTAAGTATCAAAATGGCTCTAACATAGAATGTGATATTATATTGCATTTATAGAGTACAAAAAACTGGATGCTTGGGATTGAAGATCAGCATTAAGTGCTCAGTGCCATGTGTCTATCCGCAGGTCATTTAATTATGCCAGGCCTTGACACCATCATCTgtataaaaaaacacaaataagaataagtatataaagagaaataaaggggGATAATAACCATAAAGTGTTTGATATCATAGAGGCCATATGAAGATTAGTCTAGactagcagttctcaacctgtggatcccctttggggatcaaacgactctttcacagaggtcacctaagaccatcggaaatatcagatatttacaattcataacgaCAGAAAAACTACAGATTATGaaatagcagtgaaaataattttatggctggggtcaccacaaggtgaggaactatattaaactGTGGtggcattaagaaggttgagaaccactgatctagaccATTTtggcttgtgtgtgcatgtttcctGAGGACAGATAATTCATCTTTTACATcaagcagctctctctctctctctctctctctctctctctctctctctctctctctgggtttaTTTTGCCTAAACATGCACAGAGTGGGGCAGAAGTACCATCTCCATCAACAGTAGCCACGCTGACCCTTCTCACCCAGAGGGAAATTAACCTGAAGTGCCCCTTTTATGTTCCAGGATCCACTGGGTTAGACCAACATCCTCTAATCACCCAACTTTGCCTTGTGGCACCAACTTTGCCTTGTAGATTGGAATATTATCTCTCTGGGTAAAGTTACCAAGCATAGTGGGTCTACCACCGTTTCCATAGGCCAGATGAATTTCTTGAGCTGACTTAAGAACAAAGTTAGAGTAAACAACTAGCCAAGGCCAAGCAGGCAAGTACTTGGGGGACAGAAATCTGTTTCTTTATATTCAGACAAAGCAAAGTGGGACTTGAGGAGAACCAAGAAAAATGGCCCAGAGAGGGAGCCACTGGAGCATAATATAAGAACTGTATGAGGGCTCTGAATCTTCTTAgtgctctccctctcctctgaaTGAGTGACGGGACCGAAGGGAAAGGTGCTGAAGACGGTTCCTGTAGCAGACACAGCCGAAGACAGCAAAACTGTGTGGTATTACTGACCACACAGCCTTCCACTTACCCTTCAAGGTCTTGTTGATCCACTGCACAGTAGTTTTCTTCTCTAGGTCAAAGTCGTCTACAGTGATATCAAAACATAGTTCTCCAGATTGGGGCAGAATCAGTGGAACACCTCGACTATGGGGCAGCAACAGAGGGATCTTGCGTCTCACGGGCCTTGGGAtatcaggtgtggggaggccaTTCCTTGGGTCTTCTTGCTGAACTTGGGTATCTGTGATAGTTGCCTGCTCAGCTTCcctatgtttctttttcttttttttcggactACTGGTAGAGCTACGTTCACAGCttttttccctgcatttcttggcAAGCACCTGCAACTGGGACAAAGCCCAATCTGGGAGTGACACAGCATACGAAGCAGCACCTTTGGCAGCACCTCGGGTAGCACGTGCTGCAGCGGCTCTCAAAGCACCTCGGGTCGCACGTGCAGCAGCACCTTTCAAAGCGCCTCGGGTAGTACGTGCAGCAGAGCCCCTGGAAACACCTCGGGTCGCACGTGCGGCAGCGCCTTTCGAAGAACTTTGGGTAGCGCGTGCGGCAGTGCCTTTTAAAGCACCTCGGATGGCTCGTGCAGCAGCGCCTCTTGAGGCGCCTCGGATAGCACGTGCAGCAGCGGCTCTCAAAGCACCTCGGGAAGCGCGTGAAGCAGCGCCTTTCAAAGAACTTTGGGTAGCACGTGCAGCAGCGCCCCTCAAAGCGCCTCGGATAGCACGTGCAGCAGCACCCCTCAAAGCGCCTCGTGTAGCACGTGCAGCAGCGCCCCTCAAAGCGCCTCGGGTAGCACGTGAATCGGTACCTGCAGCAGCATCTGGGGCAACACTTGCAGCAGTGCCTATGGCGGCCCATGCAGCAACCCCTAAGGTAACACTTGCAACAGCACCTGGAGCAGCACGTACAGAAGTCCTTGGGGTAACACTTGCAGCCGCTCCTGGGGCAGCACGCGCAGCAACACCAAAAGCAGCACCTAGAGTAATGCCTGCAGAAGTGCCTGAAGCAGCACCAGGAACAGCACCTTGGGTATCACATGCAGAAGCAGTTCCTGGGGCAGCATCTGTGGTAGCACGTGCAACACCTGAAGCATCACCTGTGTCAACCCCTGAAGCATCACTAGAAGCAGCTCCTGGGGCAGCACCTGTGGCTGCACGTGCAGCAGCACCTGACATAGCGCCTGGAGCAACACCTGGGACAGCACCTCGACTATCATGTGCAGCTGCGCCTTTAGAAGCCCCTGGGGCTGCTGAAGGAGCACCAGGCCCAGCCCTTCGGGTAGCATGTACACAAATTCTCTCTGGTGGCCACTGTTCCTGAGAGGAACTGTAGGAGCTGGCAATGGCATTTCGTTTGCATGAGCTCTTGAAGGCGATCTGGTATTCCTTAGTACCGCTCTTTACTGAGTTCTTGGAACAGATATCTCtatccagaggacctggcttggGTATAAAAGAAGAGAGCACACCATTGACAAATAGACGTGTAAAGGCTGACGAGGCACTCACGCTGCGATCAGAATCCTTTCCCTGATCACAAGGTCTTTCAGTGACTGGGGAGCCTTCCCCCTGATTGGTAAATCCTTCTTCACCTTCTCCCAAGATAGTgagatctttctttttcttgatttgAACTTGGCTGCTCTCTTGGAGAGCATTAATCTGTGTCTCCTTCCTAGATTGAGTCAAGAGGTGGCTAGTAAGAAACGACCATATAATCAGGACGGGCTGCACCAGAACAAAACGGAGTGTGTCTCTGCCCTTACCAGAGAACACATTCAGGATTATTGAGTTTTGGGACATCCTGGGACTAGAAAGTGTCGGCACTGAGTTGTGCTGGTTACCTAAGAATTCAGAGGAAAACTTCTCCACTGGATAGTTCTGTGCCTGGGCAACCACAATGCGCTCAGGGTGCTGCTGAGGATGGGCTAAAGCTGCACCATCTTCAAAAGGCAAACTATCAGCCGTGTTCAGACACCCATCCATGGAATTAACGCGGGGAGACCGGGAAATACAGTGATCGGGTGCTAAGGGATTCTTCTGCGGGTCCCTAGCGGACACAGACAGGGGTGGAGGGCAAGCCCGGCCCAGGTATCCACCCATACGGACTGCTCTGCACAATTGGCGACTTCAAATGGAGTCAATGGTTCAGAGACGCTTCCCTAGCATCGAAGGAGCCCACGACAAGGCACACACTGTGGGGTATGTCGCCTATGACGTGGCACTGGAACGAGTGAGCAAAGAATGGGCACGAGTGAAACAGCCACGCGGGGGAAGGGCCCGGTGAACCGCTCTCTTGTCTAGAGGCCAGTAGGCAGCCCCGCCCCCACTGTTGGAACCCTGCAACACTGAGGTCTCCTAGAGAGAGAACTATGGAGCTAAGGAACTCCGAGCTCAGCAACATCCCCTGGAGACCGCAGCATACTTTCTCTGAAACAGTGGAACAACTGCTCAGAACCAGAGCTCGCCTGTGCCATCCAGACCTGGAGAGAGTTAGCAAGGCTGGAGCGAGCTCCAGGAATTGAGGAGAAAGATAAAGAGGAACCGAGTCTAAGTGGGTGCCGCCACACCCTCCCATCAATCAACAGCCAGAAGACTGTACTTCCTGAAATGTTCAAAAAGAGTTCTATCATTTAAAGTTCAaggttagggctggagagatggctcagcggttaagagcactggctgctcttccagaggtcctgaattccattcccagcaaccacgtgggggctcacaaccatctgggatccgatgtcctcttctggtgtgtctgacagctacagtgtactcataaaataaataaatctttaaaaaaaaaaagtaaatcctTGCTTTGAAAAAACTAAATAAAGTTCAAGGTTAAACAACTACATCAAaatcaaagaatatacatggatctagacctaggcctcccctcccatgtgtagcagatgtgcagcttgatcttcatgtgggtcccgaagAACTGGAGCGGGgactattccaaaagctgttgcctgttcGTGGGGTATaatcttctagctgggctgccttgtctggccttagagAGAGTCGCagaaacttgatgtgccagggtggcgGGGATACCCGGGAGGCCCCACCTACTTAGAGGATAAGAGGGAATGAGGAAGGGTTGTGGGAGGGGGTAACCAGGAGAGGGGCattgagcaggatgtaaagtgaataagtaaataaaataaattttttaaaaatatctggcTGTTGATAGATACCATGGCTTacatgaatcttttttaaaaaaaaaagcattatgcTAGATCAATGAACATCCACAAAGTTATGTGCTTACCTCATGACTCCATATATATGACACATTTTTTGGAGAGAGGAGTTCTCAGGGATGGAGAGTAAATCAGTGGTTCCCAGGATTTAGAGCTGGAGGGAGGACTGAATACAACATATAACATGGAGGAAACTGGAGAGCAGAGAGCATCGTACATGCTGATCATAGCAGCTGGTGCAACCATGTACACATTCGACGGTATGGCACATGATACAGATCTTTACTATAGATAACCTTTAAAGTAAGTATTTAACACTTAACCTTTATTAACCATAACTTGATAACACTTTAGAACCagtatttttcttctaaaagatGAGACAGACTCTCTCTTTTATGTAGCTCTGTCCgtcctgaaactcattatatAGAGACCAGTCTGGCTTCCCACTCCCagggattcacctgcctctgcctccccactgctgagattaaaggtgtgcagcaccatacgtgactaaataaaaatacttctttgtttttttcaagacagggtttctctgtgtagccctggttgtcctggaactcactctgtagaccaggctgacctcaaactcagagatccacctgcctttgacacccaagtgctgggattacaggcgtgtgccaccactgcctggctaaaaatactttttaaaggcATTATTCTTCGTTTGGTGTTGGGAgctatgcccttaaaaccctccattattgatgctaatattagagttaagtatgactgggttcattaaGAGGTCAGGATGATGGAAAATCCACAGTCAGCTACAGAAGACTAATACAGATCTGGTGGTCAGGTTGCccaatgatatgacaaacctgtgacctttctgagaaaccaacatcctgttgacatcagctgaccacaagcGCACTGTGTCCTTGGCTTGTGTAGATGTTTCCcgcttcccccctccctctgttacccctgctatggtgtaaattcagccttgggaaaaaataaaatttgtcgccttgatcagactcttgtcttggcgtccttcttcttGACTCATGTCCCctattctctcctaggtggtccccaacctccGCTGACTGCCCTGCAGGCTGGGCAGTTTGGGCCTACAAGGTAACCAAGGCAGGATGAGTGAAAGCTGGGCATCCCCTTTACTTGGCTCAGTCACCTGCTAACTGCACATAAGCATGCTCATAGCTCTGGGAATGTCTGTCTAAAAGGCCAAATCTAAAATGTCCTCTTTTCAGGGCTGGAGACAAAAGAGATAAGAACTAAATTATTTTCCTGCCCACTCTACAATGTCCTGCTCAAGACACCCAAAAGTCATTGTCCTAAACCTTCAGACTCCTTGGATTCCAGAAAtggtgcataaacacacacacacacacacacacacacacacacacacacacacacacaaggaatcaCCCTATTCTGTACACTTGATGCTTAAAGATGCTATTTAACCTATATGGCCCATACAGACTATATGAAAAGTAGGACACTTACATATGATATGACAGAGGACAGATTGTCACCCCATCATGAGCCCACCATAATCAGAAGCAGTCATCTGTAATGTTCATGAGAGAAGGCTCATCAGCAAGACCTGTGAACTTGTGCGTGGGAATGAGGCGAGGTGGGCAAAATGTGAAAGCCTTTTTCCTCCACGTGCTCTATATAGGCAGCCATGATAAGGTGTGACCCAGGTTTAAGGtcagtcttcctacctcaaatgaTCCAGCTGATGCCTGGATTAGGTTGGTGTCGTGTCCCATTGACCTTGATCACAGAACTCTGCAACACCACGAGCCTCCCTAAAGGCTCTCCTCCTGTACTCCAGACATATCTTCTTTAACCTCCATTATGGAAAAGCAACCTACTTTTCCTTGGGTAATTTGGATCAGTCATTTCTCCTAACTCTGTTATTCATTTCTTAGCAGGTAGCCAGGGAGAAGAAATATTTACTGTATCCTCAAAAAGGAGTGATCCCCTGAAAGAAGTGCTCCCCTAtctggaaccaaaatttctaagGTCACAAGATCAGGAAGCAAAAATTTTCTTAGTAGAATcattcatgtacatatatatggatgaatatatatacatacatatatatgtatacactttagtatttaaatattttaatttaaatatattttatcatattcttcCCCTCTCCCAAATTTATCcagttcctctcctcctccttaccCACCCAATTTTAAgtgctttctcaaaaaaaaaagaaaaagaccaaaaaTCCAATACAACAAAATACCCAAAACTTAGAAAAATACATcacccaaaaagaaagaaactaaccAAATTAGaacacaggcacgcatgcacacacacacacacacacacacacacacacacacacacacacacagtccattACATGTTAGTCAGCCATTCCTGAACGTGAGGCCTGTCCTGGAGTGGTTGATGTACCCAGTGTCGTtacattggagaaaactgattcttccATCCCAGAAGATATAAATGACAGTTCTGTTGTTAACCTTTACCCTAGTAGCTAGggttacattcattcattcaatcattcattcattcattccgtTTTAAGAacatagcaaaacaaaataaggtaaaaaaaaaactatcacatCGAAGACAggccaacagaagaaaaagagcccaagaaaggtcacaagagtcagagacccacttgctCACATGCTCAAGAGTcgcataaaaacactaaactggaagccgtAATAAAAGCTCAGAGAACCTGGTGCAAACCCATgagggccctgtgcatgctgcttcgGTCCCTGTGAATTATTAAAAGCTGTGCTCGTGTTGGTTTAGAGGACCTTGTTTTCTCGATGTTCTCTGGCTTTTACATCcgttctgcctcctcttctgtggagttccctgagctctgaggaaggGATCTGATAGAGACGTCCATTCCACTTAGGGCCGAGTGTTCCAAGGGCTTTCACTCTGTTGTCATTCCAGGCTGtggtctctgtgtttgttgtcacctgctgcaggaggaagcctccCTGGTGATGTTGAGCAAGGCGCTGATCTATGAGTatggcagaatatcattaagagtCATTTGATCgctacatatttttctttttttcaggacCAGCATTATTTGCTCTAGGTCCCTGGGTTATCTAGTCTCACGTTTACTTACCCAAGTAGTGTCAAAAATGGGTTCCATCTTGAGAAGTGGGCCTCAAGTCAGACCAggtattggttggttactcctacAAGCTCTGTGCCACCGTTGCCCTAGCATATCTTTCAGGCGGTACACCACTATAGGCAAAGGAGAGCCATTCCCTtttaatgtggtggtttgagtgacaATTCCCCCAACAGGATtgtatgtttgaatgcttagccacCAGTTACTGGAACTGCTTGGgcagaattaggaggtgtggccttgctggagtatgtgtgtccttgttgaaggaggtgtcactaggggtgggctttgaggtttttaaAAGCCCATGTCAGGTCcaatctctcctcctcccctccccctctccttccccttctccttccccttctccctctccctctccctcttcctctcccctctctgcttACAACTTATAGACCCGGTGTAAG comes from the Rattus norvegicus strain BN/NHsdMcwi chromosome 10, GRCr8, whole genome shotgun sequence genome and includes:
- the LOC102555091 gene encoding nuclear envelope pore membrane protein POM 121-like encodes the protein MGGYLGRACPPPLSVSARDPQKNPLAPDHCISRSPRVNSMDGCLNTADSLPFEDGAALAHPQQHPERIVVAQAQNYPVEKFSSEFLGNQHNSVPTLSSPRMSQNSIILNVFSGKGRDTLRFVLVQPVLIIWSFLTSHLLTQSRKETQINALQESSQVQIKKKKDLTILGEGEEGFTNQGEGSPVTERPCDQGKDSDRSVSASSAFTRLFVNGVLSSFIPKPGPLDRDICSKNSVKSGTKEYQIAFKSSCKRNAIASSYSSSQEQWPPERICVHATRRAGPGAPSAAPGASKGAAAHDSRGAVPGVAPGAMSGAAARAATGAAPGAASSDASGVDTGDASGVARATTDAAPGTASACDTQGAVPGAASGTSAGITLGAAFGVAARAAPGAAASVTPRTSVRAAPGAVASVTLGVAAWAAIGTAASVAPDAAAGTDSRATRGALRGAAARATRGALRGAAARAIRGALRGAAARATQSSLKGAASRASRGALRAAAARAIRGASRGAAARAIRGALKGTAARATQSSSKGAAARATRGVSRGSAARTTRGALKGAAARATRGALRAAAARATRGAAKGAASYAVSLPDWALSQLQVLAKKCREKSCERSSTSSPKKKKKKHREAEQATITDTQVQQEDPRNGLPTPDIPRPVRRKIPLLLPHSRGVPLILPQSGELCFDITVDDFDLEKKTTVQWINKTLKDDGVKAWHN